A segment of the Chitinivibrio alkaliphilus ACht1 genome:
GTGCCCCGTACTGATCCAGCATTGCTTGATTCACCCGTGTCATCTTTTGGCGATCCAGTACATATTCGATCATTTTCTTTTTGTCTGTTTTTTCGTTCCATTCAATGGGTTCATCGAGCATGCACATAAAAAATCCGTGCAGGGACTGATTGAAGAACATATCAATCTGCTGTTTGTCCGAAAGAAGCTGTCTTTCAGATAGTACCTTCTCCGTCACATCACGGGCTGCGGCATAAATAACATTTCCTTTCGGATGTGAACGCCACTCGATAAAGCGGTAGGAACCGTCCTTGCATTTATATCTATTGGTAAATTCCAGCACATCGTCGCCCTTGCCAAGCTTTGCCATGGCGCCCAGGGTGGCGTCCATATCGTCAGGGTGAACAAATTCCAGGAATTTTCTGTTATTCAGCTCCTCTGTGGAATAGCCAAGTATGCGGCTCCATGCCTCATTGGTCTTGATGAAATTTCCTTCTATATCGGCAATACAGAGCAGATCAAGATTGACCGAAAAGAATGCTTCCAATTCTTCTGTCTGTTTTTTACTGGCTGTAACATCTCTCTGAACTCCTACAAAGGAGATGATTTTCCCAGATTCATCCGTGATTGGCTGTACCTTGTACTCACAATGGAAAAGACCACCATCTTTTCGACGGTTTATTGATGTACTCTCATACACCTTCCCGGATGATACCGTCTCATAGAGTTCCTGCTGTATCTTCTGTGACATGGCTTCGGCATTAAATATATCCGGACTTTTTCCTATGAGCTCTTCCGGTGTGTATCCATAGAGCTTTTCGGCGGCACTGTTTATGTAGGTTATTTTGAACTGCGTATCGGTAACAACAATTGAATCATTCACATTTTCAACAATTGTGCTTTTAAATCTCAGGTTTTCTTCTTTTTGTTTACTGGCCGTAATATCAATAAACATGGTCGTAAAAAAGAGCTTTTCCGTGGAATAGACATGCACCCGGTACCATTTATTCAGAGGCTCACTGTACTGCTCAAACTCCTTTTCTCCACCATTAAGGGCGACCTCTCCATAATAAGAAATCCAGTCAAACTCAGCTTTTTCGATGCCGGGAATGGCATCAGTGACCGTTTCCCCTATTATGGCATCAGCCTTGACCCCCGTGAGTTTTTCAAAGGTGCCATTGACTTCCAAAAATTCATAGTCAACGGGTGTTCCGCTCTCATCAAGAAGAATACGGTGGTGGGCATAGCCCATGATGGGGCTGTTTAGAATTGGGTTGTTTTCCATTTGTATTCTCCTCTCATTTACTGTCGGTACACATCATACCATGATTGCATTGCTGGTGAAACAAATCATCTTTTGGGGATATATTTGAGAACGCCGTAGTGCCTCATGTTGCACGGAAATGTCCGCCCTATGTATGGAAATGCATCATATCTCATGGGCGACTTCCTCGAATAGAGACCAGTATCTCCACCAACTCCTCTTTCCGAAATGGTTTGCTCAAAAAACCACTCACACCCTGTTTTTTCAGCTCTGCCATGTCCTCATTTTTGGCAAAACCAGATGAAATAATGATGGGGATATCCGGGCGAATCTTGCGTAGTTTATAGAAGGCTTCGCGGCCCCCCATGGTTGGCATTATCATATCAAGGATCACAACATCGATCTCGTGTTGTGCTTCCCGAAAGGTTTGGACCGCTTCTTCACCATTGGTGGCACAGATTACTCCATACCCGATACTGCGAAGGTGTGAGGTTGCGACAACACGAATGAGCTCCTCATCATCCACCACAAGCACAGTCTGTCCAGAGGCATCGGTGAGATCTTTCTGTTCAATGGTTCTGCGAACGGTCTCGCCGGTTACCGGCAGATAGATATGAAAGACCGTGCCCGTTCCCACTTCAGAATAGACCGTTACAACGCCCTGGTGTTCCTGTACGGTGCCAAACACCGCGGAAAGCCCCAGACCAGTCCCCTTGCCGGAATCCTTGGTGGTAAAAAAGGGCTCAAAGATACGTGCCTGCACCTCTGATGACATACCACACCCCGTATCGCTTACAGATATGTCAAGATATTCACCGGGGGTAATATCGAAGGGGGAGACCTCACAATACTCTTCATCGAGAATGAGGTTTTCCAGTGTAAATGTCAGAGTTCCTCCCTCGGGCATGGCATGAGATGCGTTTATTCCAAGATTTACAAAGACATTTTGGAGGAGCGCATCATCACCGATCACGGATGTTTGCAGAGCACTGTTTTCGACAGATACTGTAATGCTTTTATCAATGGTGTGCCGGAGAAGCTCAACTGTTTCCTCCACAATGTGAGCACAGTTTACCGCACTGCTTACTTTTGCACCTGTGCGGGAGAACGTAAGCAGCTTCTTTGTCAATCTACCGGCTCTGTCTGCGGCAGTTATAATCATATCAATTAATTCATCATGCTTTTCGGGAGAGTTTTTTCCACTTTTGAGCAGTTCTGCAGCCCCCAGAATTCCGCCAAGGGCATTGTTGAAATCGTGAGCCACTCCTCCCGCAAGCTGCCCCACGGCATCCATTTTTTGAGATTGGTGGAGTTCTTCGGTGAGTTTAGCCTGTTTTTCGTCATCCCTGTGTTTCTGTGTCATATCAATATGGGTTCCTACAGTGAGATCAGAGGGAGTGCCATCATCATTTCTCAGTGTCTGCCCACGAGACCAGATCCAGACGTCACTGCCGTCTTTATGTATCATGCGAAAGTAGTTTTCATACATTCCCTGTGAACCGCCACTGAGGTAATCGGCAAAATGACCGGATGCCCGGTCCCGGTCATCGGGATGAAGCAACTCAACCCATACCTCCTTGATATTCTCAGAACCATCCATCGAAAATTCCTCAGGATCATATCCCAGCATAGTGAAGTATTCAGGACTGCACCAGAGGTAATTTGAATCCCTGTGATACTCCCACGCTCCGGTGTTTGAAACGGATATGATAGATCGGAAGCGTTTCTCACTATTAATCAAGGCAAACTCAGCTTGTTTTCGCTCAGTAATATCCAATAATATACCCTGAAATTCCATAATGGTACCATCAGAACCACGAATCACCGTGGTGCGATCTTCAATCCAATGTATTGATCCATCTTTTCCAATGATGCGATACTCTTGATGATACGTATCGATATTTCGGGATGTATAATTTTCAATCTCTCGATTCATTTGTTCTAAATCATCAGGGTGCACTATTGAAGCATGCTGCACCCGTCCACTTAAAAAGTCATCGGGGGAATAGCCAAACTGGATAATGTTTCCTGAAACCATACTCACTGGCCAGCCCTCTTCATTTCTCCACGTAACAGAAATAACCTTACTATTTTCAACAACCAAATGAGCCTGTTTGAGTTCTTGCACTGTCGCAGTATTCAATTCGTGCAATTTCACCTGTCGTTCATTGTACTCCATGAGTATCACCGCGCTTATGGAACTCACGACAAAAAATACAAGAGCTGCAACCACAGAATCCGGGGAGTACAATGTGTTGGCAATAAACGGAAATGTTCCTGTTACGAAAATAGAGATACAGAGTACATAGATGCACCAAAACAGCGTCCCAGCGCCAAAACAGAGTGCCAGTGTTTTTCCCTTACGGTGAGCCCAAGAAATAGGGGGAAGACCGAATACACGCCGTACCATATTTGTTTTATGCAGTGCAACAACAGCCATAATAATGGCAAATATATTGATAGGCCCCTTTGTGGAAATGGCTTTCAATGCTCCTTGTGAAATGGAGGTCGAAGCATCGGGATACCAGATTGGAGGATTCAAAGCCAGCAAGGGGGGGTAGGTGAAATAGATACACAGTCCCCAACAAAGAGCATAGAGTAGGCTCACTAAGAGTATGTGATTCCACCACCCGGGATTTCGCCTTCGCATTTCCGCGAAATACCCCATATACACATAGAGGAGTATGTACAACACAACTGATGCGATATTGGCATACCCATTTCCAGGCCAGAGCAGAAATGGGAAGAATCCACCGAGCCCCAGGAGACCACTGAGTAAGCCGTAACGTGCCCCATACAGTAGTGCTACGAGAAGAGGAAGTGCAAACCCCCAATGAAGGGTGATGCGTGTGTTTTCCATGATCACATCAAAACGCAGTCCTGAAACCCACAACCCCACAAAGCCAAAAATAATTGCAGTCCAAAATTTTCTATCTACCTTCATAGAATCTCCCCTAAACGTAGCATGTGCGGTGCTCATGACGTATGTACCCCTTCGCCCAACATCTCCGCCAGCTCCTCTGTATGTACAGCCTTTGCCACGGTGTCATTATTCATCTCCTGTGATTATGGGAACCTGTACGATGGAAAGATAGAGCCCAAGCTGTCTGATGGCCTTCACAAAGGCATCATATTCCACGGGCTTGGTGATATAACTGTTACAGCCCATTTCGTGACAATGGGCCACCTCACGTGGATCGTCGGTGGTGGTAATCATGATTACCGGTATTTTACAGAGCTCATGATCATTCTTAATTTTTTCGAGCACCTCGGTGCCGTCCATTTTGGGCATGCGTATGTCAAGCAGGAGTACGTAGGATGTATTTTGTTCCCGGTGGGGCCCCTCACCTTGTCTGAAGAGAAAGTCATGCACCTCCTGCCCGTCTTTGAAATGTATGACCGGGTTGGCAATACCTGCCCGGGAAAGGTTTTTACGAATGAGCTGCGCATGTCCCGCATCGTCCTCGGCTATGAGGATACGTACTTCTTTTTTCATCGGTGTTGCTCCTTGTAAAGAGTTCATTGGGGTCCCCTTCATTCTATATATTTGCGTTTTATGGTGTCGTTGTAGCGCGGGGAAGAACTACGGTGAATTCACTGCCCGTTCCCACTTCTGAATGTACCCGTATTTCTCCCTTGAGTCGTGTAAGCATCTGCTGTACCAGGGTGAGTCCGAGGCCCTCACCGTCTGAAGTCTCTGGTGAAAGCCGGTGAAAAAGCTCGAAGATATGCGTACGATGATTCTCGGCAATACCGATGCCGGTGTCAGCAATCCGGTATTTCACCGTGTGTTCTTCAACTTCACCATCTATGGTTATTTTCAGTGGCCGATGGGGATCACGGTACTTGATGGCGTTGTCGATGAGATTGGAAAATACCTGGGTGAGCTGTACGGCATCACCGCGGCAGGGGGGCAGTTTCTGTATGTATAGTGTAATGTCTGCTTCTTGTATGACAAAGGCAAAGGATTCCCGTAGCCGTGCGAGACAGGTGTTCATATCTACATCCTCAATTTTCAGAGCGGCCCGTCCCAGGCGCGAGAGACGAAGAATGCCTTTAAGGAGTGTATCCATTTGTGCGGCGCTGGTACGGATATGTTCGATAGAATTTTCCATGTTAGAAAATTCTCTTCGCAGGGCTGCTTCCAGGGGGGCTCTTTCTGTGGTGCTCTCCAGTACTGCTGTGATATCTTCCATAGAGTAGGCTATCTCACGGCTGAACCCATCCACATTCACCAAGGGTGAACGCAGGTCGTGGGAGGCGATATATAAGAGCTGCTCAAGTTCTTTGTTCTTTGCAGCTATGAGGGATTGATATTCTTTTGCTTCACTGATGTCAGAGGTTATGGTGGCAAAACGGTTTTTGTCGGGTGATACCACCGAGATGGCGAAGTGCTTGTCCATGGGAGCGAAATAGGTTTCGTAGTGGTATGGCTCGCCGGTGATGCCTACGCCGGCAAACTCTGTTAGGTAAGGCGCTTCGGGCGTAACGTACACCTCGGTTGCCAATTTTCCCACGGCATCCTCCCGTGGTATACCGGTGATGCGCGTGAAAGCGTCGTTGCAGTCGGTGATGCGGTAGTTCACCGGCGTGCCGGCTTCGTCAAAGACCAGCTCGTGGAGTACAACCATTTCGGTCATGGAGGAAAAGAGGGCAGAAAGCTTTGCTTCGCTTTCTTCCAAGGCCTCTCTTGCCTGTTTTTGCTCAGTAATATCCCGTACAACTGCCATAATTCTATCTTCTCCGGCAATCGTAACAAGTTTAAGCACATTCTCTGAATAGAAAAGTTCTCCGTTCTTCTTTCTGTTTTGCCATTCAAAGACTACGGGGGCCCCCTGCGCAGCTTTCTCTATCAAGGAAGATATGCGTTCGCTGGAATAGATTTCCTTTGGTGCCGAAAGATCCGTCACAGTGAGGTGAGAAATCTCCCGCCGTTCATACCCATACATGCGTAACATGGTATTATTGACATCTACAATTTCTCCGGTGCTAATGTCATGAATAAAGAGGGCATCGGAGATGTTGTCAAATATTTCCTTATAGGTTTGCTTTGCCAGGAGTATTTCCTGCTCATAGGTTTTGTTTTTCGTGATGTCCAGGGAGTATTCAATAACCTGGACAACTTCTCCATGGGTATCGAATACCGGGAAGGCATGGATCTCAACATACTGAGGAGCGCCAGTTTTGGTAAAATGGGTATGTTCTACGGTGAAACGGTCTTTTCTCTTGAGCACCTCCGCAAGAGGACAGGGGTCCTCTTTTCCCGTACAGGGGGTGTCTTGGTTATGAGAGATAGAAAAACAGGTGTGGCCCACAGCAGCAGTACCACCATAGGCGGTATTTGCCATGGCAATGGTGTGGTCTGCCACATTAATTACAGCAAGGGGATGGGTAATGGAATTAATAATGGTGTGTAAGAAGGTGTTTTTTTATGCAATTCTTCCTTTGCTCTTTTTTGATCCGTCACATCACGGGCTGCGGCATAAATAACATTTCCTTTCGGATGTGCACGCCACTCGATAAAGCGGTAGGAACCGTCCTTGCATTTATATCTATTGGTAAATTCCAGCACATCGTCGCCCTTGCCAAGCTTTGCCATGGCGCCCAGGGTGGCGTCCATATCGTCAGGGTGAACAAATTCCAGGAATTTTCTGTTATTCAGCTCCTCTGTGGAATAGCCAAGTATGCGGCTCCATGCCTCATTGGTCTTGATGAAATTACCTTCCATATCGGCAATGCAGAGCAGATCAAGATTGACCGAAAAGAACGATTCAAGTTCATCTGTGGTACTTTTGAGTTGTTTCATGCTTCTGCGCAGGCGGAATACGAGAAGGAGTAAAACCAGACTGATACCTGCCGCAAAAGTCATAAATATCCACGTTCGGCGAATGAGACTTTGTGTAAGGGCTGCTTGTTGAGACATATCTACAAAGGCGCCAACCAAGCCGGCAACATCGCCGTCTATATCATGAAACACCTTCTTTCCGAAAATGACGGGACGATTCTCCCCCTCTGCATCGCGTACGGTGGATTCATATATTTGATGTGCAGGTTCATCCATAAGGTCAAGGTCTGCTTGATGATACTGCTGTGCCATTTCACCTGGCCAGAGGTCGAAGACTGTTTTTCCCACTAATTCCTCGGAAGATACTCCTGTTATTTCACTGAAATAGTCGTTGCTGCCAAGATAGCGACCGTGGCGATCTTTATAGAAAACTGCAACCGGAATGGCTCTGAGAAGGGCATCCTGGAACTGCTGCTGGCGGAGGATTTCCTGCTTTGCTTCTTTTCTTGCAGTAATATCCAAAGCAGTGAAGACTACCCCCTCACTCAGATCATTAGGATTTAGGGGGGTGGATGAAAGAATGATATTTCTAATTTTACCATCTTTTCTCTGCCAGCGGGTCTCCACTCTTCCGGTCCCTTTTTCGGCAATCTGGCGGTATTTCTCTGTTCCAACATACTCGGATTCCTCTTGAGTTGGGTAGAGCATCCGGGCACTCTGCCCAAGAATTTCTGACTCCTCATACCCCGTAAGATCGAGGATATACTCGTTGACCATGACCATAACTCGATTCTCAACCATGCCGATACCGGCAGGAGCAGTTTCCATGATTGTCTGAAGCATTTTCGGAGTATGTTGCATCTTAGAAGTATTTTCTCCGTGCACCGGCAGTGATGTGCTGATAAAAGCACAGAGAGTTATCACAAGGGAGGCCACATTTATGTGTACTGGTTTTTGTATCCTTACAAGGTGATGGCGGAAGGGTATTGCTCTCTGTACTGCTGCGTCACAGTTGGTGCTCCATTTTGTTATCTGTGTATGCAATCGCGGTATTTTCATCTCGGTCCTCCATGAATTGTTGTGAGGATTTTTGCAAGCTCTGTTTGTTGAAAGGGCTTATGGAGTACCCCCTGCACCCCCTGTTTTTTCAGTTCTGACACATCTGCTTGGTTGAAAACCCCTGAGGCTATACCAATAGGAGTATGAGGGCTGATCTCCCGGAGTGCTCTACAGGCTTCCCGACCACCCATGACCGGCATATGCAGGTCGAGAATAATGAGGTCAATTTCATCCTGTCTCTGTCTGAAAATGGAGAGGCCTTCCGTGCCGTTTACGGCACAAATGGTTTCATATCCCATGGAACGAAGCAGTGCTGAAAGTGTGGCTCGGATACTCTCTTCATCATCAATTACTAAGATTGTACCGGAGCCACCTCCTAAACCATCTTCTACGGTCTCTTTCTGTATAGATTCCTCAAACACCGGAAGGTAGATATGGAACACCGTACCTTTTCCTACTTCAGAACTCACCGTAATTTCTCCTTGGTGTTCCTGCACTGCACCGTATACTGCTGACATACCAAGGCCGGTTCCTTTTCCCTGTTCTTTGGTTGTAAAAAAAGGCTCGAATATTCGCTGTGTAATCTCCGGGGGCATGCCACAACCGGAATCACGCACGGAGATTTTTAGATATGCACCGGGGGAAATGTCAAAGGGAGAGGTCTCACAATACTCCGCATCGAGGATCTTGTTTTCAAGGGTGTAGGTAAGAGTACCTCCCTCAGGCATGGCGTGTGCAGCATTAATTCCCATGTTCATAAGGGCATTTTGTAGTATGGAGGCATCTCCTCGTACACAGGTTGTTGTGGCATGAGAATCAATTGAAATTGTGATAGACCGATCAATGGTATGAGATAAGAGGGAGACCGTATCATGCACTATGGTATCTACCTCTAGGGTTTCTTCTATTTTTGTGTCCTGCCGGGAAAAGGTGAGCAATTTACTTGTGAGACCACTGGCACGGTTGGCGGCGGTTAAAATAATATTGACATATTCGTGCTGATCATCAGTGAGGTTTGTCCAATCTTTCAAAAGCTCTGCCGCACCAATTATTCCTCCAAGGGCATTGTTGAAGTCGTGGGCAATGCCGCCGGCAAGTTGACCGACGGCATCCATTTTTTGTGATTGATTGAGCTGTGAACGAAGTGTTTTCTTTTCAGCAATCGCCTTTTTCATCTGTTTCTTCATAGTGGCATTCTCTATGACACGTTCAACCATTGTTGGAATACGATCAATCAGGTTGGTATCCTTAGGTACGTAGTCAGCAGCGCCAAGTTTCATTATTTCCACAGCAAGTTCTTCGTTTCCCTGACCGGTCATCATGATAAAGGGGGGAAGCTCACCGCGTTTTTTCAGGGTAAGCACCACCTCTTTCCCGCAGATATCGGGAAGACCGTAATCAATAAGCAAGAGTGAGGGCGCCAGGGTCTTCACTGAATGAAGCGCTGCTTTTCCACTGGAGGCATGTTCCACGCTGTACCCGACTCTTTTGAGGCTTCTTGCTATGAGGTGGCAAATCCCGGAGTCATCATCTACAACGAGGACTCTCTTTTCTTTCTGGGAGGCATTTTTTTCGGTGTCTCTTTTATGGCGTGCCAGCTCTTGAGAAGGTGATTCTATCTCTACAAACATGGTCGTAAAAAAGAGCTTTTCCGTAGAAAACACATGTACACGGTATACTCGGTTAAGTGGCTGACTATACTGCTCAAAGGTGTTTTCGCCACCTTGAAGGGCAATTTTTCCGTAAAAACCAATCCAATCGAAAGTTGACTGAGTAAGGGCCGGTAGTACCGTTTTAACGGTTTTCCCGATAATGTGAGATGCCGCAAGTCCGGTACACTTCTCAAAGGCCTCATTTACTTCGAGAAACTCGTAGTCGATGGGGATCCACTTCGTATCAAGGATAATACGATGGCGTGCATAGCCGACGATGGGGATTTTGAGCATTGAGTGGGAGATATTGACCACAGGACAGCCTCTAGAGTAAGATCGTATCAGTACAGGGTACCATTTCTATCATGCCGTGTCAATACATTTATCTTACACGGGGAAGGGCGTAGTATGGTGATGAGTGCCAAATTATTGATTTTATGTGTGGTGCAGCAAATCCTGTACGTGTTTTTTTATTCCATGTCTGTCCACAAAAAGCATGATGGATTATGCCTTGGTGAGGAGTAATTTTTTTAATACAAAAAGAGGGCCGGTCGATTGTACGACCGGCGTATCCTATGCGGTGATATCTGCAAGTTGTGTGGAAATATACCGTTCTCCCGAATCGGGGAGGATGACCACGATGGTCCGTCCCCTGTTTTCTTCCTTCGATGCGAGACGCCGGGCAGCTTCCACGGCTGCTCCGCTGGAGATTCCCACCAGAATACCCTCCCTTTGGGTTACCTCCTGGGCAGCGGCAAAGGCATCTTCATTGGTGACCCGTTCCACGGAGTCTATAATTTTTCTGTTGAGATTTTTAGGAATAAATCCGGCACCGATACCCTGTATCCGGTGCGGTCCCGGTCTGCCCCCCGATATGACAGGGGAGGCGTCGGGTTCAACGGCAACCATCTGTACGGAGGGCTTTTTCTTTTTGAGCACTTCGCCGATGCCCGTAATTGTCCCCCCCGTTCCCACTCCGGCGACCACAATATCAACAGCTCCTTTTGTATCCTCCCAGATTTCCACGGCCGTAGTACGGCGGTGTACCTCCGGGTTTGCGGGGTTTTCAAACTGCATGGGGATAAAGGCATTTTGTATCTGTGAACCCAGTTCCTTTGCCCGTTTTACCGATCCCACCATGCCTTCATTTCCCGGGGTAAGAACAAGCTCTGCCCCCAGCATCTGCACAAGCTTTCTTCTTTCTATGGACATGGTTTCCGGCATGGTAAGTATCAAACGATATCCCTTGGCAGCACAGATGAAGGCCAGGCCGATTCCTGTGTTTCCCGAAGTGGGTTCAATGACCACGCCCTGAGGTTTCAGTTTTCCCGCAGCCTCAGCTGCTTCTATCATGGATGCGGCAACGCGGCATTTTACACTGTTGAGGGGATTAAAGGATTCTACCTTTCCCAATATGCGTGCCGGGAGATCACGGGATATTTCCTGCAGGTGTACCAAGGGAGTTGCCCCCACGGCGTCTGTGATGTTCGTGTATATTTTTCCTCTGAATTCAGATGTTTTGCTGCTCATATGGAGTACTCACTTTCATGATCAATGTCATATTTAAACAGTTTTGAAATGCGCTGTTCCAGGTCTTCAAATTCCGGTGAAGAGCGTCTGCGGGGACGCTGGGTATCAACGGTAAATCGATTTCGTATGGATCCGGGGTTTGATGAAAACACCACCACTTCATCAGAAAGATATAGGGCTTCCTGTATGTCGTGAGTTACCAGAATAATGGTAACCCCCGTTGATTCCCACAACTCCAGAAGTTCATCCTGCAGCCGTTCCCTGGTGAGGGCGTCAACGGCGGCAAAGGGTTCATCCATCAATATGATTTTGGGTTCCACTGCTAAGGCGCGGGCCAGGGCAAGGCGCTGTCTCATGCCTCCGGAGAGTTGCGCAGGATATTTGTTGAGGGAGTTTTCCAGCCCCACTTTTTTTAAATAACCCAGGGCTTTTTCCTTTCGCAAACTACGGCGTACCCCCCGCATTTTCAGGGCAAAGACAACATTGTGCAGTACGGTCATCCAGGGAAAGACAGCATAGTCCTGAAAAATCACGGCGATATCATGCTTGGGTGCGTTTCGTATGAGACGGTTTGCAAGGGGAGATAAAAAACGGTATCTCCGGCGATAGTCCTCCATCTCTTTTCGTGTGGCCGGAAGGGGCTCCAAAACACGAACACCGTCAATATAGACTTCTCCTTCCGTGGGAGCCTGCAGACCCGCCAACACCTCCAGAAAGGTTGACTTACCACAGCCCGACGGCCCCAAAAGAGAAACAATCTTTCCACTCTCCACCGTGAGCGATACGGATTGAACCGCCGTCAATCCCTCGGCATTTCCGTCTTCATTTACCACGGAGAAAAATTTTGTTATTTTTCGGGCTTCAATCATGAACGACCTACTTTCCACAGTGCAAGCTTAATCTCAGTATATTTTAATATCTCAATCATCGTCCATCCTATTCCCCCTAAGAGCATCATGCAGGCCACCATGTGGGGGATCTGAAAAAAGTCCTTTGATTCCACAAGAAGAAAGCCGATCCCCGTTCTTCCTCCATTTGTTTCTGCTATGACAAGCATAACCAGTCCCATGGCAACACCGGTCTTGATACTCATAATAATTGCCCCCAGGGAGTGCCAGAAATAGACATTGAGAATGAGGGTGAGCTCACTGGCGCCAAGACTCCGTGCTGAGGCAAGGTAGCGTGGCTCCGTATCCTTTACCGCCTGATAGGTGTTGAAGAGTATGGGATAGAAGGCTCCCAGAAAGATGAGGAAGAGTTGCATGGGAAGGCCCACGCCAAAAAAGATGATGGTAATGGGTACCCATGCCGGGGGCGGCACCGGT
Coding sequences within it:
- a CDS encoding PAS domain-containing hybrid sensor histidine kinase/response regulator, with protein sequence MKVDRKFWTAIIFGFVGLWVSGLRFDVIMENTRITLHWGFALPLLVALLYGARYGLLSGLLGLGGFFPFLLWPGNGYANIASVVLYILLYVYMGYFAEMRRRNPGWWNHILLVSLLYALCWGLCIYFTYPPLLALNPPIWYPDASTSISQGALKAISTKGPINIFAIIMAVVALHKTNMVRRVFGLPPISWAHRKGKTLALCFGAGTLFWCIYVLCISIFVTGTFPFIANTLYSPDSVVAALVFFVVSSISAVILMEYNERQVKLHELNTATVQELKQAHLVVENSKVISVTWRNEEGWPVSMVSGNIIQFGYSPDDFLSGRVQHASIVHPDDLEQMNREIENYTSRNIDTYHQEYRIIGKDGSIHWIEDRTTVIRGSDGTIMEFQGILLDITERKQAEFALINSEKRFRSIISVSNTGAWEYHRDSNYLWCSPEYFTMLGYDPEEFSMDGSENIKEVWVELLHPDDRDRASGHFADYLSGGSQGMYENYFRMIHKDGSDVWIWSRGQTLRNDDGTPSDLTVGTHIDMTQKHRDDEKQAKLTEELHQSQKMDAVGQLAGGVAHDFNNALGGILGAAELLKSGKNSPEKHDELIDMIITAADRAGRLTKKLLTFSRTGAKVSSAVNCAHIVEETVELLRHTIDKSITVSVENSALQTSVIGDDALLQNVFVNLGINASHAMPEGGTLTFTLENLILDEEYCEVSPFDITPGEYLDISVSDTGCGMSSEVQARIFEPFFTTKDSGKGTGLGLSAVFGTVQEHQGVVTVYSEVGTGTVFHIYLPVTGETVRRTIEQKDLTDASGQTVLVVDDEELIRVVATSHLRSIGYGVICATNGEEAVQTFREAQHEIDVVILDMIMPTMGGREAFYKLRKIRPDIPIIISSGFAKNEDMAELKKQGVSGFLSKPFRKEELVEILVSIRGSRP
- a CDS encoding response regulator, which codes for MKKEVRILIAEDDAGHAQLIRKNLSRAGIANPVIHFKDGQEVHDFLFRQGEGPHREQNTSYVLLLDIRMPKMDGTEVLEKIKNDHELCKIPVIMITTTDDPREVAHCHEMGCNSYITKPVEYDAFVKAIRQLGLYLSIVQVPIITGDE
- a CDS encoding PAS domain-containing sensor histidine kinase, with translation MADHTIAMANTAYGGTAAVGHTCFSISHNQDTPCTGKEDPCPLAEVLKRKDRFTVEHTHFTKTGAPQYVEIHAFPVFDTHGEVVQVIEYSLDITKNKTYEQEILLAKQTYKEIFDNISDALFIHDISTGEIVDVNNTMLRMYGYERREISHLTVTDLSAPKEIYSSERISSLIEKAAQGAPVVFEWQNRKKNGELFYSENVLKLVTIAGEDRIMAVVRDITEQKQAREALEESEAKLSALFSSMTEMVVLHELVFDEAGTPVNYRITDCNDAFTRITGIPREDAVGKLATEVYVTPEAPYLTEFAGVGITGEPYHYETYFAPMDKHFAISVVSPDKNRFATITSDISEAKEYQSLIAAKNKELEQLLYIASHDLRSPLVNVDGFSREIAYSMEDITAVLESTTERAPLEAALRREFSNMENSIEHIRTSAAQMDTLLKGILRLSRLGRAALKIEDVDMNTCLARLRESFAFVIQEADITLYIQKLPPCRGDAVQLTQVFSNLIDNAIKYRDPHRPLKITIDGEVEEHTVKYRIADTGIGIAENHRTHIFELFHRLSPETSDGEGLGLTLVQQMLTRLKGEIRVHSEVGTGSEFTVVLPRATTTP
- a CDS encoding PAS domain-containing protein gives rise to the protein MKIPRLHTQITKWSTNCDAAVQRAIPFRHHLVRIQKPVHINVASLVITLCAFISTSLPVHGENTSKMQHTPKMLQTIMETAPAGIGMVENRVMVMVNEYILDLTGYEESEILGQSARMLYPTQEESEYVGTEKYRQIAEKGTGRVETRWQRKDGKIRNIILSSTPLNPNDLSEGVVFTALDITARKEAKQEILRQQQFQDALLRAIPVAVFYKDRHGRYLGSNDYFSEITGVSSEELVGKTVFDLWPGEMAQQYHQADLDLMDEPAHQIYESTVRDAEGENRPVIFGKKVFHDIDGDVAGLVGAFVDMSQQAALTQSLIRRTWIFMTFAAGISLVLLLLVFRLRRSMKQLKSTTDELESFFSVNLDLLCIADMEGNFIKTNEAWSRILGYSTEELNNRKFLEFVHPDDMDATLGAMAKLGKGDDVLEFTNRYKCKDGSYRFIEWRAHPKGNVIYAAARDVTDQKRAKEELHKKTPSYTPLLIPLPIPLL
- a CDS encoding response regulator; translated protein: MVNISHSMLKIPIVGYARHRIILDTKWIPIDYEFLEVNEAFEKCTGLAASHIIGKTVKTVLPALTQSTFDWIGFYGKIALQGGENTFEQYSQPLNRVYRVHVFSTEKLFFTTMFVEIESPSQELARHKRDTEKNASQKEKRVLVVDDDSGICHLIARSLKRVGYSVEHASSGKAALHSVKTLAPSLLLIDYGLPDICGKEVVLTLKKRGELPPFIMMTGQGNEELAVEIMKLGAADYVPKDTNLIDRIPTMVERVIENATMKKQMKKAIAEKKTLRSQLNQSQKMDAVGQLAGGIAHDFNNALGGIIGAAELLKDWTNLTDDQHEYVNIILTAANRASGLTSKLLTFSRQDTKIEETLEVDTIVHDTVSLLSHTIDRSITISIDSHATTTCVRGDASILQNALMNMGINAAHAMPEGGTLTYTLENKILDAEYCETSPFDISPGAYLKISVRDSGCGMPPEITQRIFEPFFTTKEQGKGTGLGMSAVYGAVQEHQGEITVSSEVGKGTVFHIYLPVFEESIQKETVEDGLGGGSGTILVIDDEESIRATLSALLRSMGYETICAVNGTEGLSIFRQRQDEIDLIILDLHMPVMGGREACRALREISPHTPIGIASGVFNQADVSELKKQGVQGVLHKPFQQTELAKILTTIHGGPR